In one Notolabrus celidotus isolate fNotCel1 chromosome 1, fNotCel1.pri, whole genome shotgun sequence genomic region, the following are encoded:
- the fam83d gene encoding protein FAM83D, protein MALSQLLDDSPLRLGQKLTGTGDLTLQEVYNERHRLALEELLSGGVDNFLDFLGKERIPNFLSDDEIKRIRGAAVPPRCVSFHGDDQAIEQSLSSSMDCSSVTYFPEVSDVEPPLLEMGWPAFTAGSYRGVTRAVAHFQPSYGECIYSCKEAVRRMIKSAREVIAIVTDSLTDLDIFKDLQEACSNRRVPVYILLDQSCAPAFLKMCRNVGVRLDELRQMKMRTITGTNYYMRSGARITGEVHERFMLIDGNRVATGSYRFNWTDGKLNSSNLIELSGQITEKFDEEFRILYAQSLPLNTRGPPSVRNSGIYEHLLIKHSVTSSPRLAGERPFSLTSTPSCKPKTLTIQPPREPSTLDPCMTKAVPETSTMGEDWLEQQHMQEEILAGSTALHHPTDELAEKVLVTPNIISCHAFTQTSLSVTDSDTQTDQESSHHLNNVITLPQTVSSQAIPPSFESAGHVSATKGAADESLKDCFRKLSKERQHHFSTIRSKLEHMVSGLSQRRELADLTNMTQGAGALSRQRVHKDCGQEPNPRLLVESAGMGTWPRARCAH, encoded by the exons ATGGCTCTGTCGCAACTTCTAGATGACTCCCCTCTCAGGTTAGGTCAGAAACTCACCGGGACCGGTGACCTAACCCTGCAGGAGGTCTACAACGAGAGACACCGGCTGGCTCTGGAAGAGTTGCTGTCGGGAGGTGTGGACAACTTTCTGGACTTTCTCGGGAAAGAGAGGATCCCAAACTTTTTGTCAGACGATGAGATCAAGCGCATCAGGGGCGCCGCCGTGCCCCCGCGGTGCGTGTCTTTCCACGGGGATGACCAGGCTATAGAGCAGTCGCTAAGCAGCTCCATGGACTGCTCTTCCGTCACCTACTTCCCCGAAGTGTCGGACGTGGAGCCGCCGCTACTGGAGATGGGCTGGCCCGCCTTCACCGCGGGCTCGTACCGGGGCGTCACGCGGGCCGTGGCGCACTTCCAACCCAGCTACGGGGAGTGCATTTACAGCTGCAAGGAGGCTGTGAGGCGTATGATTAAAAGTGCCAGAGAG GTGATTGCCATAGTTACAGACTCCCTGACAGACCTGGATATATTTAAGGATCTTCAGGAGGCATGCTCCAACCGCAGAGTCCCCGTCTACATCCTGCTGGACCAGTCATGTGCTCCTGCTTTCCTCAAGATGTGCAGAAATGTCGGCGTTCGCTTAGATGAGCTACGG CAAATGAAAATGCGAACCATAACTGGTACCAATTATTACATGAGATCGGGAGCGAGGATTACCGGGGAAGTTCACGAGAGGTTTATGCTGATTGACGGAAACAGAGTGGCAACAGGTTCCTACAG GTTCAATTGGACTGATGGTAAACTAAACAGCAGCAACCTAATTGAGCTTTCTGGTCAGATAACCGAGAAATTTGATGAGGAGTTCCGCATCCTCTACGCCCAATCTCTGCCCTTAAACACACGAGGACCACCAAGCGTCCGAAACAGTGGCATCTATGAGCACCTCCTCATCAAACACTCCGtcacctcctctcctcgccTGGCCGGTGAGAGGCCATTTAGTTTGACCAGCACACCCAGCTGCAAGCCCAAAACCTTAACCATCCAGCCCCCACGTGAACCCTCTACACTGGATCCCTGTATGACAAAAGCAGTGCCTGAAACATCCACCATGGGTGAGGACTGGTTGGAGCAACAGCATATGCAGGAGGAGATTCTGGCTGGTAGCACTGCTCTGCACCACCCTACTGATGAGCTAGCAGAGAAAGTGCTGGTGACCCCCAACATCATCTCCTGCCATGCTTTCACCCAGACCAGCCTTTCAGTGACAGACAGCGACACCCAGACTGACCAGGAGTCCTCACATCACCTCAACAATGTCATCACACTGCCACAGACGGTTTCAAGCCAGGCCATTCCTCCCTCTTTTGAGTCTGCGGGGCACGTCTCAGCAACCAAAGGAGCCGCAGATGAATCCTTAAAGGACTGCTTCCGTAAGCTGTCCAAAGAGCGCCAGCACCACTTCTCCACCATCCGCTCCAAGCTGGAGCACATGGTGTCCGGCCTGTCTCAGAGGAGAGAACTAGCAGACCTCACCAACATGACTCAGGGGGCTGGTGCTCTCAGCAGGCAGAGGGTACACAAAGACTGTGGGCAGGAACCAAACCCCAGACTGCTTGTTGAAAGTGCAGGCATGGGCACATGGCCAAGAGCCAGATGTGCACACTAG
- the mafbb gene encoding v-maf avian musculoaponeurotic fibrosarcoma oncogene homolog Bb encodes MTTEAHSHLGLQKNNMDFVSDFDLMKFGVKKETMQGIERSFIGPCSQLQRPDSVSSTPASTPCNSVPSSPNLNPNEQRNNPGGDQFWVPNNGGYPQQMYPQAFGLTPEDAMEALIGTTAHQGHPSAPHSHHPPSFQAEYEGYGHLGEPAQHYPGLPGHPDMQGIPSSHCQDPFLKDDLGCDSPESPESQQILGAHHHLQHSRHDRRSSADGNFSDDQLVSMSVRELNRLLRGLSKDEVMRLKQKRRTLKNRGYAQSCRYKRVQQKHILEHEKTNLASQVEQLKHELNRLVRERDAYKQKCEKLSGANCYHETGSTSDNPSSPEYLM; translated from the coding sequence ATGACCACTGAGGCGCATTCGCATTTGGgactgcaaaaaaacaacatggattTTGTGAGCGACTTTGACCTGATGAAGTTCGGCGTCAAGAAAGAGACAATGCAAGGGATAGAGCGCTCCTTCATCGGGCCGTGCAGCCAGCTTCAGAGACCAGACTCTGTCTCCTCCACTCCTGCCAGCACACCTTGCAACTCGGTACCCTCATCACCAAACCTCAATCCAAACGAGCAAAGAAATAACCCTGGAGGTGACCAGTTCTGGGTACCAAACAACGGGGGTTACCCACAGCAAATGTACCCCCAAGCTTTTGGTCTGACCCCCGAGGACGCAATGGAGGCCTTAATCGGCACCACGGCGCATCAGGGACACCCATCTGCACCCCACAGTCATCATCCACCATCTTTTCAAGCTGAATACGAGGGGTACGGACATCTTGGCGAGCCTGCTCAGCACTACCCAGGACTGCCGGGTCATCCCGACATGCAAGGCATCCCCAGCAGTCACTGCCAAGACCCCTTTCTCAAAGATGACCTGGGTTGCGACTCCCCTGAGTCGCCAGAGTCCCAGCAGATCCTCGGCGCGCACCACCACCTCCAGCATAGCCGCCACGACCGGCGATCCAGCGCCGATGGCAACTTCTCAGATGATCAGCTAGTGTCCATGTCGGTCAGGGAGCTTAATCGGCTCCTCAGAGGCCTCAGCAAGGACGAGGTGATGCGTCTGAAGCAGAAGCGTCGGACCCTGAAAAACAGAGGTTACGCACAGTCCTGCCGCTACAAGCGCGTGCAACAGAAACACATCTTGGAGCATGAAAAGACCAACCTGGCGTCACAggttgagcagctgaaacatGAACTCAACAGACTGGTCCGGGAAAGAGatgcatacaaacaaaaatgtgaGAAACTGTCTGGTGCAAACTGTTACCACGAAACTGGGTCCACCAGTGACAATCCTTCCTCCCCAGAGTATTTAATGTGA
- the si:dkeyp-97e7.9 gene encoding DEP domain-containing mTOR-interacting protein encodes MERTSSTRRRAMARQHKAEVMIAGEQLRLRLHDGKLIKDRRYHLRTYPNCFVAQELIEWLVSHKEAPDRETAVCLMQHLMDQDIVHHVCDKRHVFKDAKLLYRFRKDDGTFPFNTEVKIFMRGQQLYEHLIGEKDSILQLREEHSVTYQRSFPGCQLIDWLLQNGEAESRRRGIELCRALQEHGIIQHVAKKHDFFDSGLLYQFCINFRRRRRLSELLHESEQDNNEGVAVSTTEDNHLDSPFVLRKSQPQEGNTPFKSVGSSKDMKQVTTGRRGSLNSLQLHTDGFQTLVQLSSTSVVRCNPKSVIQRVFTCEELLALGAPFIKRVLTVIGDALGWGFVIRGKAPCYVQAVDPGSPAAAAGVKVRQFVCQVNGQCVLYLDYKTVTRLVMTGSRTVVLEVMEPLE; translated from the exons ATGGAGCGAACAAGTAGTACTAGGAGAAGAGCCATGGCAAGACAACATAAAGCTGAAGTCATGATTGCAGGAGAGCAACTCAG GTTGAGGCTCCATGATGGTAAGCTGATCAAGGACCGACGGTACCATCTGCGCACATATCCTAACTGCTTTGTGGCACAGGAACTCATAGAATGGCTGGTGAGCCATAAGGAGGCTCCTGATCGAGAAACTGCTGTGTGTCTTATGCAGCACCTCATGGATCAGGACATTGTTCACCACG tatgTGACAAAAGGCATGTCTTTAAGGATGCCAAACTGCTGTATCGTTTTCGCAAGGATGATggcacatttcccttcaatACAGAGGTGAAAATCTTCATGCGAGGACAACAGCTGTATGAACA TCTCATCGGGGAAAAGGACTCCATTCTGCAGCTAAGAGAGGAGCATAGTGTTACATATCAGCGCTCCTTTCCAGGCTGCCAGTTAATTGACTGGCTCCTTCAGAATGGAGAGGCAGAGAGCCGGCGTAGGGGGATAGAGCTGTGCCGAGCATTGCAGGAGCATGGCATCATTCAGCACG TGGCAAAGAAGCATGATTTCTTTGACAGTGGGTTGCTCTATCAGTTCTGCATCAATTttcgccgccgccgccgcctaTCTGAGCTGTTACATGAAAGTGAACAAGACAACAATGAAGGAGTCGCAGTGTCTACAACAGAGGACAACCATCTTGACAGTCCATTTGTTCTGCGCAAAAGCCAACCTCAGGAGGGCAACACTCCCTTCAAGTCGG TGGGGTCCAGTAAAGATATGAAACAGGTTACCACTGGGCGTCGAGGTAGCTTGAACTCCCTTCAGCTTCACACAGATGGATTCCAAACTCTTGTACAGCTGTCCTCAACTTCAGTGGTGAGATGCAATCCTAAATCAG tAATTCAAAGAGTTTTTACATGTGAAGAGCTTCTGGCACTTGGTGCACCCTTCATCAAGAGAGTGTTGACA GTAATAGGAGATGCTCTTGGCTGGGGCTTTGTTATCAGAGGCAAGGCTCCTTGTTATGTGCAGGCAGTAGATCCTGGAAGCCCTGCAGCAGCCGCTGGAGTTAAG GTGCGACAGTTTGTGTGCCAGGTGAATGGACAGTGTGTTCTCTACCTTGACTACAAGACAGTCACAAGATTGGTGATGACAGGAAGTCGTACTGTAGTACTGGAGGTGATGGAACCACTGGAATGA
- the adnpa gene encoding activity-dependent neuroprotector homeobox a — MYQLPVNNLPRIRRARKQVKKALEDIGLEYCKEAAEEFKDFCPNEQFVKSSLCLDICAWDPSYSKVQEYRSKPFCCTECSFSSKYYSGYKNHFRNVHRKIFDGKILLNCPYCAFTASKRTLETHVKIFHIPSTVRQGYGTPQGAALGKKDKAHLDRARQGEGVERPMYFCKKCTFRDTLYNVVRRHIYREHFQHIVSPYLGMVSDSSVKNGANSVNGNNILCKRCQFSTRSYEALVQHVIEYHERIGAQVTTMIGHANIVVSKTQSFPVSSLKTPLAISRGTVSQGQAPQPVIGYLKPAAPVVKSPSTITASKVRVTHPGNSAVAENNSAGVNTAQTQKWKICTVCNELFPENLYSAHFENAHKAKKVWALAKYIMKIHNFTSKCLLCNRYLPSDTLLNHMLIHGLTCPQCHAAFHSVEKIMEHVAQTHPNDFVGPPGASPLTFDLTVKQDKSSNVQLVVLTFNMKESVNGQGEPVPAQSSMPPLVKVSTPKTMQRNEAVGAASFPSLPHRSEVGKTLCPLCFTILKGPISDALAMHLRERHQVLQTMHPVEKKMTYKCIHCLGVYTSNMVASTITLHLVQCRAVGRNQASQSFRSTLTLNSSGAGFIKRQPPVQATSNPKRLKLSKESKISSTAVGNLADSAGLALDPRSYEHKTYEARKNFLTAYFNRRPYLSAQEEEKLSASLWLWKSDICGHFATKQRMCEKRCQTTKLSVLLGFDMHAVKKVKHDLIFEESYSGPSVVTPGGVKSGTPNTDQNKHSDALNCTLKLRTCTETISIDSDSDAETEDKPENDNVAINQHENVKPQDPANLTEETEPSNKEELSTDKESALQDEKSNAWMNFC, encoded by the exons ATGTATCAGCTTCCTGTGAATAACCTTCCTAGAATCAGAAGAGCCAGGAAGCAAGTGAAGAAAGCACTCGAAGACATTGGATTGGAGTACTGCAAAGAGGCTGCAGAG GAATTCAAGGACTTTTGCCCAAACGAGCAGTTTGTTAAAAGTAGTCTTTGCCTCGATATCTGTGCATGGGACCCATCATACTCTAAAGTACAG gAATATAGATCAAAGCCATTTTGCTGCACAGAGTGCTCATTTTCTTCCAAATACTACTCAGGCTACAAGAATCACTTCCGCAATGTGCACAGGAAAATATTTGACGGTAAAATCTTGCTCAATTGTCCATACTGTGCATTCACTGCAAGCAAGAGAACTTTGGAGACGCATGTAAAAATATTCCACATACCCAGTACAGTACGCCAGGGCTATGGCACCCCACAGGGAGCTGCACTGGGAAAGAAGGACAAAGCCCATCTTGACAGAGCTAGACAGGGAGAAGGGGTGGAGAGACCAATGTACTTTTGCAAAAAATGCACATTCCGGGACACCCTCTACAACGTTGTGAGAAGGCACATATACAGGGAACATTTTCAGCATATTGTATCACCATATCTGGGTATGGTTTCTGATTCTTCTGTCAAAAATGGTGCTAATTCTGTCAACGGCAACAACATCCTTTGTAAACGTTGCCAGTTTTCCACTCGTAGCTATGAAGCTCTAGTACAACATGTAATAGAGTATCATGAACGCATTGGCGCACAAGTAACCACCATGATTGGACATGCTAATATTGTTGTGTCCAAAACCCAGTCCTTCCCTGTTTCTTCTCTGAAAACCCCTTTAGCTATTAGCAGGGGCACAGTATCACAGGGCCAGGCACCACAACCAGTAATTGGCTATTTAAAACCTGCGGCCCCGGTTGTCAAAAGTCCTTCTACCATCACAGCCAGTAAGGTGCGTGTCACACATCCTGGCAACAGCGCTGTGGCAGAAAATAATTCAGCTGGTGTAAACACAGCTCAGACACAGAAGTGGAAGATATGCACAGTTTGCAATGAGCTTTTTCCTGAAAACCTGTACAGTGCACATTTTGAGAATGCGCACAAGGCAAAGAAAGTTTGGGCACTGGCTAAGTACATCATGAAAATCCACAACTTCACCAGCAAATGCTTGCTCTGCAACCGCTATCTGCCTAGCGATACACTGCTTAACCACATGCTTATCCATGGGCTTACCTGTCCACAATGCCATGCAGCTTTCCACAGTGTTGAGAAAATCATGGAGCATGTGGCCCAGACTCATCCCAATGACTTTGTTGGACCCCCTGGTGCATCGCCTCTAACCTTTGATCTCACAGTTAAACAAGATAAGTCCAGTAATGTACAGCTGGTTGTTCTCACTTTCAACATGAAAGAATCTGTCAACGGTCAAGGTGAACCTGTACCTGCTCAGAGTAGTATGCCACCTCTGGTCAAAGTCAGCACTCCAAAAACAATGCAGAGGAATGAAGCAGTTGGCGCCGCAAGTTTCCCTTCACTGCCTCACAGAAGTGAGGTTGGGAAGACTTTGTGTCCGCTGTGTTTCACCATCCTCAAAGGTCCCATCTCTGATGCTTTGGCCATGCATCTAAGGGAGCGACACCAAGTGCTTCAAACGATGCATCCCGtagaaaaaaagatgacataCAAGTGCATTCATTGCTTGGGAGTGTACACCAGTAACATGGTTGCCTCTACAATCACACTGCATCTTGTGCAGTGCAGGGCTGTTGGTAGGAACCAGGCAAGCCAAAGCTTCAGGTCTACCTTGACTCTGAACTCATCAGGAGCTGGTTTCATCAAGAGGCAGCCACCAGTGCAGGCCACCTCCAACCCCAAGCGGTTAAAACTGAGCAAAGAGTCAAAGATCTCATCCACAGCGGTTGGAAATCTAGCCGATTCTGCTGGCCTTGCTCTGGATCCCAGGAGCTACGAGCACAAGACATATGAGGCCAGGAAAAATTTCCTGACGGCCTACTTCAACCGGCGACCATACCTTTCAGCTCAGGAAGAGGAGAAGTTGTCTGCAAGTCTCTGGCTGTGGAAGTCTGACATTTGTGGTCACTTTGCAACAAAGCAAAGGATGTGTGAGAAACGATGTCAGacaactaagttgtctgtgcttttaGGCTTTGACATGCATGCTGTCAAGAAAGTAAAGCATGACTTAATCTTTGAAGAGAGTTACTCTGGTCCATCAGTAGTGACACCTGGAGGTGTAAAGTCTGGTACTCCAAACACAGACCAAAACAAGCATTCTGACGCACTGAACTGTACCTTAAAACTCAGAACATGCACAGAGACCATTTCCATAGACTCTGACAGTGATGCAGAAACAGAAGATAAACCAGAGAATGACAATGTTGCCATCAACCAACATGAGAATGTAAAACCCCAGGACCCAGCAAATCTGACAGAAGAGACGGAACCATCGAACAAAGAAGAGCTTTCTACAGATAAAGAGAGCGCTTTGCAAGATGAGAAATCGAATGCCTGGATGAatttttgttag